From Selenomonas sp. AB3002, one genomic window encodes:
- a CDS encoding sugar O-acetyltransferase — MTEAEKLDAGLEYDFTEREVRGRKFRAVKGCQKLNGIDMTETAAREAAIRELFGSAGKSPVVLPTFHCDNGGNIHVGNNFFANYNVTILDNREVRIGDNVMIGPHTLIATVGHPLSPAKRRMHCAIAKPIRIGNDVWIGGNVTIMPGLTIGNNVVIAAGAVVTKDVPNNSLVAGVPAQKIRDLENDV; from the coding sequence GTGACAGAAGCGGAAAAACTGGATGCGGGGCTTGAATACGATTTCACGGAGCGGGAAGTGCGCGGACGAAAGTTCCGTGCTGTCAAGGGGTGCCAGAAGCTCAACGGCATAGACATGACAGAAACGGCGGCAAGGGAGGCTGCAATTCGGGAACTTTTCGGAAGTGCGGGAAAAAGCCCGGTGGTTCTTCCCACCTTTCATTGCGACAATGGGGGAAACATTCATGTCGGGAACAATTTCTTTGCCAATTATAATGTGACTATCCTCGACAATAGAGAAGTACGAATCGGAGATAATGTGATGATAGGACCGCATACGCTTATTGCCACAGTGGGGCACCCGTTGTCCCCGGCAAAGCGTCGTATGCACTGTGCCATAGCAAAGCCTATTCGTATAGGCAATGATGTGTGGATTGGCGGTAATGTGACGATTATGCCGGGGCTTACTATTGGGAATAACGTGGTTATCGCGGCTGGGGCTGTCGTCACTAAAGATGTGCCGAATAATTCATTGGTGGCTGGAGTCCCAGCCCAAAAAATCCGTGACTTGGAAAATGACGTTTAG
- a CDS encoding SpoIIE family protein phosphatase: MLKKMNIYRRFLLYLLSAGLLSFLALSAVFLWSLYDANQKAVQNGRDMGTAVETTIAGMDAYFAKQQLLLFAQGKAQFMDSELRTFGADTQHIAMEMERLLSAAGQYRPRELKRAGTQPVMPGEACIYYSPEIRSQEAENALRGEIGIASGIADILENTAGFYAAEGCEGWFAVASEKGYYITVNISPRYREYVEFSPEFLAGYVPKDAPWYRDAAGTGKLAISDAFVDKNRGLPFLSISMPYRDGEGFAGVATISLSVQSMYEFIVNSTRGGSGISFAVNGKGDVMLSSLSGRQDSPQDREAMLAAAARSVLSSKSQAVKTSLNGENYYLASVPLPSVGWKFVTLVKEAQTASAAREARSRVEAQKEAFASAMDAFFRDKLWEMALLLPVILAILALLSRMEAKRFSRPVLALTDGVKTIAEGNLDHRLEIRTGDEIEAFSDSVNRMTADLKEYMAAVSAAAAEKQSIATELSLAQEIQEGLLPRVFPQASDSNRFELFATMEAAKIVGGDFYDFYLLDEQHLAVTIADVSDKGIPAALFMMCSKTILKNIALTGVGAMGYDAVMNLANRQLCEDNDEMMFVTVFFGVLDLETGELAYVNAGHNPPLLCHGGEFTYLRMEQKSSMLGAVEDEVYLEHRLTLAPGDMLFLYTDGVTEAMDAQGKQYSERRLCETLNACKEKNVKEILACVREDMAAHVGEAEQSDDITMLGVRFLGV; this comes from the coding sequence GTGCTGAAGAAGATGAATATCTATCGCCGCTTTTTGCTGTATTTGTTATCGGCAGGGCTTCTCTCTTTCCTTGCCTTGAGCGCTGTTTTCCTTTGGAGCCTGTACGATGCCAATCAAAAAGCGGTACAAAACGGCAGGGATATGGGAACTGCCGTCGAAACCACCATAGCGGGCATGGATGCCTATTTTGCCAAGCAGCAGCTGCTCCTTTTCGCTCAGGGCAAGGCGCAGTTCATGGATTCCGAGCTTCGTACTTTTGGGGCAGATACGCAGCATATCGCCATGGAAATGGAGCGGCTCCTGTCCGCTGCGGGACAGTACAGGCCAAGAGAGCTGAAACGTGCGGGAACCCAGCCGGTCATGCCGGGAGAAGCGTGCATCTACTACTCGCCGGAGATACGCAGCCAGGAGGCAGAAAACGCGCTTCGGGGCGAAATCGGCATCGCCTCCGGCATTGCCGATATTTTGGAGAACACGGCAGGATTCTATGCGGCGGAGGGATGTGAAGGATGGTTTGCCGTGGCTTCGGAAAAGGGATATTATATCACCGTCAATATCTCGCCCAGGTACCGGGAATATGTGGAATTCAGCCCGGAATTTCTTGCTGGTTACGTTCCGAAAGATGCTCCCTGGTATCGGGACGCTGCCGGAACGGGCAAGCTTGCCATCAGCGATGCCTTTGTGGACAAGAACAGAGGCTTGCCGTTCCTTTCGATTTCCATGCCATATCGCGATGGAGAGGGATTTGCCGGAGTAGCGACCATCAGCCTCAGCGTCCAGTCCATGTACGAGTTCATCGTGAATAGCACCAGGGGTGGATCCGGCATCAGTTTTGCCGTCAATGGCAAAGGCGATGTGATGCTTTCCTCCCTCTCCGGCAGACAGGATTCCCCCCAAGACCGGGAAGCCATGCTTGCGGCAGCGGCACGCAGCGTGCTCAGCAGCAAGAGCCAGGCAGTCAAGACAAGCCTGAACGGAGAAAACTATTATCTTGCTTCTGTGCCGCTTCCTTCTGTAGGCTGGAAATTTGTCACGCTGGTCAAGGAGGCACAGACCGCATCTGCGGCAAGGGAGGCACGAAGCAGGGTGGAGGCGCAGAAGGAAGCCTTTGCCTCGGCAATGGATGCCTTTTTCCGGGACAAGCTGTGGGAAATGGCGCTGCTGCTGCCCGTGATTCTGGCAATCCTGGCACTGCTCAGCAGGATGGAGGCCAAGCGATTTTCAAGGCCCGTCCTTGCGCTGACGGATGGCGTCAAAACCATAGCAGAGGGCAATCTCGACCATAGGCTTGAGATTCGGACGGGGGACGAGATCGAGGCGTTTTCGGACTCCGTCAACCGCATGACGGCAGACCTCAAGGAATACATGGCAGCTGTTTCCGCAGCTGCGGCGGAAAAGCAGAGCATCGCGACGGAGCTTTCCCTGGCGCAGGAAATTCAGGAAGGGCTGCTGCCGAGGGTGTTTCCCCAAGCTTCGGACAGCAACCGCTTTGAGCTTTTCGCCACCATGGAGGCTGCCAAGATAGTGGGCGGGGATTTTTATGACTTCTACCTGCTGGACGAACAGCATCTGGCCGTTACCATTGCCGATGTGTCCGACAAGGGCATACCTGCGGCCCTGTTCATGATGTGCAGCAAGACCATCCTCAAAAACATTGCCCTGACAGGTGTCGGGGCAATGGGTTATGACGCTGTCATGAACCTGGCTAACAGGCAGCTTTGCGAGGACAATGATGAGATGATGTTCGTGACGGTGTTCTTCGGGGTGCTGGATCTTGAAACGGGGGAGCTTGCCTACGTGAACGCCGGCCACAATCCGCCCCTCCTGTGCCATGGGGGAGAGTTTACCTATCTGCGCATGGAGCAAAAGAGCAGCATGCTGGGGGCGGTGGAAGATGAGGTCTACCTCGAGCACCGTTTGACCCTGGCGCCGGGGGATATGCTCTTCCTATACACGGACGGGGTGACGGAGGCGATGGATGCCCAAGGGAAACAGTATTCGGAAAGGCGGCTTTGCGAAACGCTGAACGCTTGCAAGGAAAAGAATGTGAAGGAAATCCTGGCCTGTGTGCGTGAGGACATGGCAGCCCACGTTGGGGAGGCGGAGCAGTCCGACGACATCACCATGCTGGGGGTGAGGTTCTTGGGAGTATGA
- a CDS encoding SpoIIE family protein phosphatase: MKTGKMDIGRRMLLTFLAVAFLALFFIGLLFLRGFWAIWENTQEDGAHLSEASLAFAEDMAMSRTRELLEKTAADKAQQVELALEVLREDTQYMADAMTSILTHPERHKPRQLPMYTPELMASGRAYLLVTPAVREDCGSEEAREAVLLSANGVDTLEEMGYFYAGYQTSIYYASKYGHFIGMMMLAEGEEYAPLVTYGDDYNPRQRPWYQRVVETRAPGFTDVYMAVDGFPEITCSAPYYDANGLAGVAGIDISLDALYDIVSDTTLGRSNINFALTSKGEILFSSEKEGALAVGDGRRNLCKASDEGLARAAADMAKGASGTALVELDGEEYYLAYAPIPSEGWSLGTMLKKSEVLEPVTDMESELSARAEGFDESMRSLFIANLLKIIPVLMVMCALFVYKSRLAAQHFARPFLALAEGVGEIAKGNFDKKIDIKTGDEIEMLADAIHGMAAKLKEHAANLETVTAEKQRVATELSLAQGIQESMLPKIFPKFSGNPHYDLSASMKAAEEVGGNFYDFYMIDDEHMALTVAGVSGKGVPAALFMVAAKAMLKNDALAAAMERGPGKADWAKVMSRVNCQICENNDYTMFMTVFFAVLNLATGELICVNGGHTPPFLGRASAGNTEWQPLRDEGKKYVVGIFEEAEYAEKRLRLHPGDLLFLCTEGVAGAMGADGSPYTKKRLQETLCRTGTADISMEKLLASVQADIDRHVGGAGQRDDLTMLAIRFLG, from the coding sequence ATGAAGACGGGGAAAATGGATATCGGCAGACGCATGCTGCTCACGTTTCTGGCAGTGGCATTCCTGGCACTTTTTTTCATCGGCTTGCTTTTCCTTCGCGGTTTTTGGGCGATATGGGAGAATACGCAAGAGGACGGTGCACATCTTTCGGAAGCCTCCCTGGCCTTTGCAGAGGACATGGCGATGAGTCGAACGCGGGAGCTGCTCGAAAAGACTGCAGCCGATAAGGCGCAGCAGGTGGAACTGGCTCTGGAGGTTCTCCGTGAGGACACCCAGTACATGGCCGATGCCATGACAAGCATCCTGACCCATCCGGAGAGGCATAAGCCAAGGCAGCTCCCCATGTATACCCCAGAACTTATGGCCTCCGGCCGGGCATACCTTCTTGTCACCCCCGCAGTCAGGGAGGATTGCGGCAGCGAGGAAGCCAGAGAAGCCGTCCTCCTCTCTGCCAATGGCGTCGATACATTGGAAGAGATGGGGTATTTTTATGCTGGCTACCAGACATCCATATATTATGCCTCGAAATATGGCCATTTCATTGGCATGATGATGCTGGCGGAGGGTGAAGAATATGCTCCTTTGGTCACATACGGCGATGATTACAATCCCAGGCAGCGCCCGTGGTATCAGCGCGTTGTCGAGACCAGAGCACCGGGGTTCACCGATGTGTACATGGCGGTGGATGGCTTCCCGGAAATCACCTGCTCCGCCCCGTATTACGATGCAAATGGCCTGGCCGGGGTTGCTGGGATTGACATAAGTCTGGATGCGCTGTATGACATTGTTTCAGATACCACCCTTGGCCGGTCGAACATCAATTTTGCCCTCACTTCCAAAGGGGAAATCTTGTTCTCCTCGGAGAAGGAGGGAGCGCTGGCCGTCGGCGATGGCCGGCGGAATCTGTGCAAGGCATCGGACGAGGGCCTGGCACGGGCGGCAGCGGACATGGCAAAGGGGGCAAGCGGCACGGCCCTGGTGGAACTCGATGGGGAGGAATATTATCTTGCCTATGCCCCCATACCCTCCGAAGGCTGGAGTCTCGGCACCATGCTGAAAAAGTCGGAGGTGCTGGAGCCAGTGACGGACATGGAAAGCGAGCTGTCGGCACGGGCGGAGGGCTTCGACGAATCCATGCGCTCGCTGTTCATAGCGAACCTTTTGAAAATCATCCCTGTTCTCATGGTCATGTGCGCCCTGTTTGTCTATAAAAGCCGCCTTGCAGCACAGCATTTCGCCCGTCCCTTTTTGGCATTGGCAGAGGGCGTAGGGGAGATTGCCAAGGGAAACTTTGACAAGAAGATAGACATAAAAACCGGCGATGAAATCGAGATGCTTGCGGATGCCATCCATGGCATGGCGGCAAAGCTCAAGGAACATGCGGCAAACCTGGAGACGGTCACGGCGGAGAAGCAGCGGGTCGCTACGGAGCTTTCTCTGGCGCAGGGCATCCAGGAAAGCATGCTGCCAAAGATTTTCCCAAAGTTCTCGGGCAATCCCCACTATGACCTTTCGGCCAGCATGAAGGCTGCCGAAGAAGTGGGCGGGAATTTTTACGACTTTTATATGATAGATGATGAGCACATGGCGCTGACGGTGGCGGGGGTATCCGGAAAGGGCGTTCCGGCAGCCCTGTTCATGGTGGCGGCAAAGGCCATGCTGAAAAACGATGCCCTGGCGGCAGCGATGGAACGCGGCCCGGGCAAAGCTGATTGGGCGAAGGTCATGAGCCGGGTGAACTGCCAGATATGCGAGAACAACGATTACACGATGTTCATGACCGTTTTCTTCGCTGTGCTGAACCTGGCGACGGGGGAGCTCATCTGCGTGAATGGAGGCCACACTCCGCCCTTCCTTGGGCGCGCATCGGCAGGAAATACCGAATGGCAGCCGCTCCGGGATGAGGGAAAGAAATACGTTGTAGGCATCTTCGAAGAGGCGGAATATGCGGAAAAGCGGCTGAGGCTGCACCCGGGCGACCTGCTGTTTCTCTGCACGGAGGGAGTAGCCGGGGCCATGGGCGCGGACGGAAGCCCCTATACAAAAAAACGTCTGCAGGAAACCCTGTGCCGCACAGGTACGGCGGATATCAGCATGGAAAAGCTGCTTGCTTCTGTGCAGGCAGATATCGACCGTCATGTGGGAGGCGCCGGGCAGCGGGATGACCTCACGATGCTGGCCATCCGTTTCCTGGGGTGA
- a CDS encoding protein O-GlcNAcase: MAWKKAMTGLLLAGLMASPAAAFAEAIPLRGIVEGFYGTPWTTTDRMDILGFCGEHGLNAYIYAPKDDPYHRDKWREPYPKKKLKELASLVEKARENRVKFIFAVSPGLDFHYTILRGQHDKKVLLEKLESVYAIGVRDFAIFFDDIDLKESDGKGQAELLNWLDEHFVKRHDGVSPLITVPTEYYRENMVDKGGRVKPYTEEFSQNIRKDVLVLYTGDGVVCPGISEEQLAQADNVYGRHLGIWWNYPVTDYMEQKLALGPVERLPRSSEIPAIFFNPMKYEELSKIALATGADYANDPDHYEPQASWERAIKAQYGKLSEDMMCFAGQSQHLENSWANVGRPDGGKLRAAMDALWKSWPEGASADKDWDDVQKQISELQQASRRLLQELPENQLSECRPQLQQMERIAKADQIALHLMKSIRDGDGKEAKKQLSALKKRHRAILKAEKKALISDKAAKAFLDEVIKYADSVYENGKK; encoded by the coding sequence GTGGCTTGGAAAAAAGCAATGACGGGTCTTTTGCTCGCAGGGTTGATGGCGTCTCCTGCGGCAGCATTTGCGGAAGCAATTCCCCTCAGGGGGATCGTGGAGGGTTTTTACGGGACTCCCTGGACAACGACCGACCGCATGGACATCCTCGGATTTTGCGGGGAACATGGGCTCAATGCCTACATCTACGCCCCCAAAGATGATCCGTACCATCGAGATAAGTGGAGAGAGCCCTATCCGAAAAAGAAACTGAAAGAGCTTGCCTCACTGGTGGAAAAAGCACGGGAAAACCGGGTGAAGTTTATCTTTGCCGTATCACCGGGACTGGACTTCCATTATACGATTCTTCGCGGACAGCACGACAAGAAGGTGCTGCTGGAAAAACTTGAGTCCGTTTATGCGATCGGCGTGCGGGATTTTGCCATCTTTTTTGATGACATTGATCTCAAGGAATCCGATGGCAAAGGGCAGGCAGAGCTTCTGAACTGGCTTGATGAGCATTTCGTCAAGCGGCATGATGGAGTTTCGCCTCTTATTACGGTGCCGACGGAGTATTATCGGGAGAATATGGTGGACAAAGGCGGCCGGGTGAAACCCTATACCGAGGAGTTTTCCCAAAACATCCGCAAGGACGTTTTGGTGTTGTATACCGGGGATGGCGTTGTTTGCCCCGGGATATCGGAAGAGCAGCTTGCACAGGCAGACAATGTCTACGGAAGACATCTCGGCATCTGGTGGAACTACCCCGTGACGGACTATATGGAGCAGAAACTCGCTTTGGGGCCTGTGGAGCGTCTTCCCCGAAGCTCAGAAATCCCGGCGATTTTTTTCAATCCCATGAAATATGAGGAACTCTCAAAAATCGCCCTAGCGACCGGTGCCGACTACGCAAATGACCCAGATCATTATGAGCCGCAAGCCTCCTGGGAACGAGCAATTAAGGCTCAATACGGCAAACTGTCCGAGGATATGATGTGTTTTGCCGGACAGTCCCAACACCTCGAAAACAGTTGGGCAAACGTCGGAAGACCGGACGGGGGGAAGTTGCGCGCCGCAATGGACGCCCTATGGAAATCTTGGCCGGAAGGGGCATCCGCAGACAAGGATTGGGATGATGTGCAAAAACAGATTTCGGAATTGCAGCAGGCTTCCCGGCGATTGCTGCAGGAACTCCCGGAAAATCAACTCAGCGAATGCCGTCCGCAGCTGCAGCAGATGGAGCGGATTGCCAAGGCGGATCAAATCGCGCTTCATCTGATGAAAAGCATCCGTGATGGTGATGGGAAAGAGGCAAAAAAACAGCTTTCTGCCTTGAAAAAAAGACACCGTGCCATACTGAAAGCGGAAAAAAAGGCATTGATTTCCGATAAGGCGGCAAAAGCATTTCTGGATGAGGTCATAAAATACGCGGACAGTGTATACGAGAACGGAAAAAAATAA
- the budA gene encoding acetolactate decarboxylase, whose amino-acid sequence MKFDFKKKLMAAVLAGTVAIGAGMGASSAYAARADRESIAQVALLQSLAQGYFGGTVTAGQLRTFGDTGIGTFEGLNGEMIVLDGTVYQALGDGRVIVCPDETIIPFSNVTFFDKDIAVKLENVKDKAALENALNEAVRQHGANSFYMVKLPAEFSSILFRSEYGSQEPYPTLVEALKGKQTEFTEQNIKGTLVGLYCPSYMGELNSVGWHFHFLSADKKKGGHILELSLQNATAYLDQTDKFTLILHDDKKFHELNLAKDMKEDIRSAEQDTKGKLQGDN is encoded by the coding sequence ATGAAATTTGACTTCAAAAAGAAACTTATGGCAGCTGTTTTGGCCGGTACGGTGGCAATCGGCGCAGGGATGGGGGCCTCGTCTGCTTATGCTGCTAGGGCAGACCGGGAGAGCATTGCCCAGGTGGCGCTCTTGCAGTCTCTGGCGCAGGGATACTTCGGCGGCACGGTTACGGCCGGGCAGCTCCGCACCTTTGGCGATACGGGGATTGGAACTTTCGAGGGGCTAAACGGCGAGATGATCGTGCTAGACGGCACTGTTTATCAGGCCTTGGGGGATGGGCGCGTGATTGTGTGCCCCGACGAAACGATTATCCCCTTTTCCAATGTGACTTTTTTTGATAAGGATATTGCCGTCAAGCTGGAAAATGTCAAGGATAAGGCGGCTTTGGAGAACGCCTTGAACGAGGCTGTTCGGCAGCACGGCGCCAACAGCTTTTACATGGTGAAACTCCCCGCCGAATTCTCCTCTATCCTGTTTCGCAGCGAATACGGCAGCCAGGAACCTTATCCCACCCTGGTAGAGGCGCTGAAAGGCAAGCAGACGGAGTTTACCGAGCAAAACATCAAGGGCACCTTGGTGGGCCTGTACTGCCCCAGCTATATGGGAGAACTCAACTCTGTCGGCTGGCATTTCCATTTCCTTTCGGCTGACAAAAAGAAGGGCGGACATATCCTGGAGCTTTCTCTGCAAAACGCCACGGCATATCTTGACCAGACGGACAAGTTCACCCTGATCCTGCATGATGACAAGAAGTTCCATGAACTCAATCTGGCCAAGGACATGAAGGAAGACATCAGAAGCGCAGAGCAGGATACCAAGGGAAAATTGCAGGGAGATAATTGA